CCCTAACGCGATCCCCTAAGCTCGCCATTTCTGCGCTCTTTCGTGTGAGCTGTACATCCTGGGGCTCAAGAGATGGATCTAGAAAAATGCGATCCACAAGCATGTCAAAGTCGAAAGGAGCCCGAATTCTTTGCTCTGGCACAGTTACGCCAAACTCTTCAGCAAAGCTAAGTGAAATTCTGAGGCGAAACTCCCGCTTCGACGAGAATGCCATGTGCTTGTGCCAGAATTTTCCAATTGCATTGATGCGAAGTCTTTCATGAAGTAAGCCAACATACTTCACATTGCCGCCCCAAAACTCTTCGCCCTTATGCTGGGCTTCCAATCGGAAGGTTGCAGCTGATGCTGACAACCTCCCAAGGCTTGTACAGGCGCCTGCGTAGAGTTGCCACAGTGCATCGCTCTCATACGAAGAACGATGCCAGCAACTGATTTCTGTCAGTCGGCGAAGCTGCTCAAACACGCGCTCGCCAAGATCACCTTCCAAGCGAGTAGCGAGGGTCAATGGAGGCATCGGGAGGCAGTACAGCAGTTGCACCTTCGAACGGATCTTGAAACTGACGGGCAGCAACGAAGTAAAGCTCCCCTGTCTGTAGAAGATCTACGAATCGCTCTGTCTTTAAATAGCGCCACAGGTGCTCGTTTTCATCAATATCTTGATCGGTTGCGTTACGCAAGTCGGGCTCCTACTGGCTAACGCTAAAGCTGTGTGTGGGGCGCGCAGCGAAGCAAGCGTCCTACACGAGCGTCTTGTCAGCTGTGAGTAAACGAATTCGATTTATTTGACTCATGCACTTCGAAACAAAAGGCAATAGTCACTGAATTAGCCGAAGTAACAATCTCCAGTGTCCAATTATTTTCTGGCCACTCCCAAAAGCCATCCATATATCGTTCTGTACAGATACGGTCGATTACACTCACTAGCTTGCTTTCTTTGTTTTCAAGCTTAGCATTAACAATGTTAAATGAGTTTTTATATAGCTCTTTAGCTTTGCTTATAAAGTGCTCTGCACCAGAGTTCAGCGAGCAATAGCCGGGATAGCTAACCGCCTTATAAACGGTTCTTTTATTGATGCCTTTTCCTGGATTAAAAATTGGCGTTTGGTGTATAAAATAGATTTCCTTCAAATACACATTGCCGCCACGGGAACTAAGTTCAAGATTAAGCTGGATATCATATGTTCCATCTTCTATAGCACGAATATTAGCACCATGAAGGCTTGCTCTAAATGTTGGTTTCCTAAAATACTCTTTATGAGCAAGTATTCCCAAGTTGATAATTCCGAGCCCTAGCCCCCCAAAGGCTGCAATTGTGCGAGCCATTTCTAAATCCATATCTGTTCCTTTTTTACAACTTCGGGGAGTTGACTGCGCCGACGAAGGAGGCGTCCGAGTTGAGCACCGAGTTAGGTGCGTGATTTCCAATAACCCGGCCGCTGCCTAAGATGCATGACCGCGATGATCTCTATGCGCTCATTACTAACGCGGTATATGACACCATAGGGAAAGCGCAGTATCCGACACTTCCTTGCTTCCCCTTCGATGCGACGATAGATCAATGGATTTCTCCTTATTCGGGAAATCGTGTCGTTCAACGCTTCCAGAAAGCGTACCTCAAGATTAGACTGCTGCTCTTTATAAAATGCAGCCGCCTCATCGGCCTCTGCAAACGCTTCCGGATGAAACCAACAGGGTTTCATGAATATTTTTTCTGAAGCTGGACCAAGGCGTTTTCTGCTGATATGAGCTGTACTTTTCCTTCATCTATTTCACGACAGCGTTTCTGAATTTCCTTCATCCACTCATCTGAAATCAGAAAGTCCTCTTCATAATCTAGACTTTCCAACAGTAGCTCCGCTAGGGACGCTCTAGCGGTTGATGGGAGCTTGAGGGCTTTTTCGGCGATTTCTTCGATATCAGACTTCATAACAAAACCTCGCATAGTCAACTTATTACGTGTATCTCGGCCCTGCTGCTGCCGCACCTAACAATTTATTCTCAAGTAAATACGCCCTGATAAGTTGATATTACCCAATAAATTAGGGGTTTTTGCCAGGATAAGTTCCTATTTAGGTAAATTTGCCCTAATAACTTGATATTAATTTAAAAATAGGGCAAATACGCCTGCATATTTTTTAGAAATTATCATAAATGCTAGCTAAAAGATGTCAAGGGAAAACACCCCTACTTGGCTGGAAGAAGTTCGCCGGATTATGCGCTTAAAACATGACTCCCTTCATACGGAGAGAACTTACAGCAGATGGATTAAATAGTTTATTAGGTTTCATCGGCTGGCAGAGAAAGATGAGTTGTTTGTTGAAAGCCGAGGCAAAGGTTGAGTCTTTTTTAAGCGGGTTGGCAGTAGAGTGGAATGTAGCGGTTGCCACGCAAAACCAGGCGATGAACGACGATGATTTACAGCCATATTTTAAATTAGGGCGGCCATGGGGTGACAAGCCCATTGGAGAACTTGGAGGGGTAATCCCCCTCCCTCCCTTTCTCCTACCCCATAGCGACCACCTCACAAACCCTTCCTCTGCATCTCATTCCTCAATCATCGAACCTCTCTCCTCTAACTTTTATGCCTTCGGTTTCTAAGTTGACCCACCCTCATGATTAGCAAGGCCGTCAAGATCAACCATCCAACAGGATAGTGGATTAAACCCATAAAAAAGGCTCCCAACGTTAATACTAGTAAAACACTCAATAGCAAGAGATACCCATCCATATTTTCAACTCCTTGATAATTATAAATAAATTTTATATAATCGTATAAGCGCCATTGAACTCCGCCCTAAAAGGGTGTCTAATGACGTTTCCTATATTGTATGTATATAACCTATATTAAATCTCGGTAAGTTTCCTTTAATGAATAATCGGGATAACCTACATCGCTTCTTATTTGAAGAAGCTAAAATCAGGGGCGAACTGGTACAGCTCGACGCTAGCTGGCGGGCCGTGCTTGCCTGCCATGATTACCCCGCCGTTGTACAGTCCCAACTCGGTCAGGCGTTAGCGGCTACGATTTTGCTCTCGGCTACCATTAAATTTAAAGGCTCCCTCATCCTCCAGACGCAAAGTGAAGGCCCTCTGCAAACCCTAGTAGCACAAGCTACTCATCATAGAACTTTGCGTGGATTAGCCCGCTGGGATGGCGATGTTCCTCATGGATCACTATCGGAAACTTATGGTTCTGGCCGACTGGCACTTACTATCCAAACAGAAGGAAAAAACCCCTATCAAGGCATTGTTTCCCTAGAGGGTGTGAATTTGGCGGAAGCACTGCAAACTTATTTTTCCCGCTCGGAACAACTTCGAACTCGCCTTTGGCTGGTTGCGGATGAGCAGCAGGCAGTGGGATTGTTCCTCCAGGAACTCCCCTCTCAACAAGGGCACAAGACTGACTGGGAGCGTATCGCGCTGCTAGCAAGTACGGTCACGACACAAGAAATGCTATCGTTGCCCAGCACGGAGCTGCTCTACCGCCTATTCAATGAAGAGCAAGTTCGTTTGTTTGAGCCAGAGCCGGTCTCTTTTCGCTGTGGTTGTTCCCGGGGGCGGATCGAACAAACCCTAGCAGCTTTAGGACGAGAGGAGATGGAATCTATCTTGAAAGAACAAGGCATAATTGAAGTAGACTGTGAGTTTTGCAACCGCCATTATAATTTTGACCGAGTGGACATGGAGCAACTATTTACTGAACAAGTGAAAGCTCCAGTGACCTCTACACGACATTAAGCCATGGCGATATCACAACCGGCTTCCCTGCCTCCTTGCGAATCACAATCTGTTTCCAATTTAGCCCTTATTACCCTCGATCTAGATGAAACCGTCTGGCCTAGCAAAGCTGTATTGAGAAAAGCTGAAGAAACCCAATTTAAGTGGCTTCAACAGCAAGCCCCATACCTGACAGCCAAGCACGATCTGGAGAGCCTGCGGAGCCATAGACGATTTATTCGAGAACGGTATACCGAGATTGCGTACGATCTGACAGCCGTGCGCACCGCTTCCCTGCGCTTGCTGCTCGAGGAATTTGGCTATTCACCAGGCTTAGCGGAAGAGGCCATTGCTATTTTTCTCGAAGCCAGGAACTGGGTAACCCCCTACACGGATGTCCCGCCCGTCCTTGAAAAACTAGCCCGTACTTACCGCCTTGCCTCGCTCACGAATGGCAATGCCGATGTTCAATACACACCGTTAAAAGCTCATTTCCATTTTTCCCTGACCCCTGCTATAGCGGGGGCCGCCAAACCCGCGCCGGACATGTTTTATCGAGCGTTGGAACAGGCAGGTGCTGAGCCCCATCAGGCCGTCCATGTAGGCGATCATCCAGAATGCGACATTATTGCCGCCCAGCAAGTAGGCATGCGCGCAGTCTGGATTAACCGGCTAGAAACCCCCTGGCCAGCGGATTTGCCACCCCCAGAGGCCACCATCAAAAACTTTCACGAATTTGAACAGTGGCTTTTACAGGAAACTAAAACCCAGAAGCCATCCGCAAACTTGTTTTAATTTTAACCTCCAGGAGAGGCACTTTCCTCCCCTGGCTTCAGCCAAGAGGGGAAAGTGCAAAGAGACTATGAATAATACCGCCATCATCAATCCCAAAACACGTTCTTCAACCCATCCGGCATTTGACAGGATACGCAGTCAACCGATTGATTCTCTTAACCTTACTGTTGAGGAATACCGCCACCGAAAGACCGGCGCGAAACATTTCCATCTCGCCACGGATAACCCAGAAAATGTATTCTTGGTGGCTTTTCCCACAGTCCCCACGGATTCCACAGGGGTAGCTCATATTCTGGAGCATACTGTCCTGTGCGGGAGCAGAAATTATCCGGTGCGCGACCCTTTCTTTATGATGCTGCGGCGCTCCCTCAATACTTTCATGAATGCCTTTACCAGCGCCGACTGGACGGCCTATCCCTTTGCCAGCAAAAATAAAAAAGATTTCAGCAACCTTCTAAAAATCTACCTGGACGCCGCCTTTTTCGCCCGCCTCCATCCCCTAGACTTTGCCCAGGAGGGGCACCGGGTGGAGTTCGAAAACCCCACTGATCCCGAGACCGATTTAGTATTTAAAGGCGTGGTATTCAATGAAATGAAGGGGGCCATGAGTTCGCCGGTGGCGACCCTTTGGCAAACCCTCTCCAGTCATCTGTTCCCTACGACGACCTATCACTATAACAGTGGGGGCGATCCAGAACGCATTCCCGACCTCAGCCATGAACAACTCAAGAGTTTCTACCAAACCCATTACCATCCCTCCAATGCGGTGTTCATGACTTTTGGCGACATCCCAGCTCAGGAACACCACCAAGCGTTCGAATCCCAAGCTCTCTCCGAGTTTGATCGGCTTGAGATGAAGCTTAACGTGGGGGATGAAAAACGCTACTCCGCGCCGCTGCGAGTAGAAGAAAGCTATGCCCTGGAAACCGAGGACGCGGCCAATAAAACCCACATTGTACTGGGCTGGTTGCTCGGCCGAAGCACCGACCTAGAGGAGCAACTCAAGGCCCATCTGCTTTCCGGCGTATTACTGGATAATAGCGCCTCCCCCTTGCGCCATGCCCTGGAGACTTGCGGCCTGGGCGCCGCCCCTTCTCCCCTGTGCGGCCTGGAGGATAACAACCGTGAAATGAGTTTTATCTGCGGCCTTGAGGGGACTCAGCCGGAGCATGCCGAGGCGCTGGAACAACGGGTGCTAGAAGTCCTGCGAGAAGTGGCC
This sequence is a window from Nitrosococcus oceani ATCC 19707. Protein-coding genes within it:
- a CDS encoding addiction module protein; amino-acid sequence: MKSDIEEIAEKALKLPSTARASLAELLLESLDYEEDFLISDEWMKEIQKRCREIDEGKVQLISAENALVQLQKKYS
- a CDS encoding HAD family hydrolase, whose translation is MAISQPASLPPCESQSVSNLALITLDLDETVWPSKAVLRKAEETQFKWLQQQAPYLTAKHDLESLRSHRRFIRERYTEIAYDLTAVRTASLRLLLEEFGYSPGLAEEAIAIFLEARNWVTPYTDVPPVLEKLARTYRLASLTNGNADVQYTPLKAHFHFSLTPAIAGAAKPAPDMFYRALEQAGAEPHQAVHVGDHPECDIIAAQQVGMRAVWINRLETPWPADLPPPEATIKNFHEFEQWLLQETKTQKPSANLF
- a CDS encoding type II toxin-antitoxin system RelE/ParE family toxin is translated as MKPCWFHPEAFAEADEAAAFYKEQQSNLEVRFLEALNDTISRIRRNPLIYRRIEGEARKCRILRFPYGVIYRVSNERIEIIAVMHLRQRPGYWKSRT
- the hslO gene encoding Hsp33 family molecular chaperone HslO, whose translation is MNNRDNLHRFLFEEAKIRGELVQLDASWRAVLACHDYPAVVQSQLGQALAATILLSATIKFKGSLILQTQSEGPLQTLVAQATHHRTLRGLARWDGDVPHGSLSETYGSGRLALTIQTEGKNPYQGIVSLEGVNLAEALQTYFSRSEQLRTRLWLVADEQQAVGLFLQELPSQQGHKTDWERIALLASTVTTQEMLSLPSTELLYRLFNEEQVRLFEPEPVSFRCGCSRGRIEQTLAALGREEMESILKEQGIIEVDCEFCNRHYNFDRVDMEQLFTEQVKAPVTSTRH